In the genome of Apodemus sylvaticus chromosome 2, mApoSyl1.1, whole genome shotgun sequence, one region contains:
- the Pon3 gene encoding serum paraoxonase/lactonase 3 isoform X2: MPNFAPDKPGRIFLMDLNEQKPKAQALEISNGFDQESLNPHGISTFIDKDNTVYLYVVNHPNMDSTVEIFKFEEQQRSLIHLKTINHELLKSVNDIVVLGPEQFYATRDHYFTSYFLVLLEMILDPHWTSVLFYSPKEVNVVAQGFSSANGITVSLDKKYVYVADVTAKNIHVMKKHDNWNLTPVKVIQLGTLVDNLSVDPATGDILAGCHPNPMKLLSYDPEDPPGSEVLRIQDSLSDNPRVSTLYMNNGSVLQGSTVASVYQKKMLIGTIFHKALYCEL, translated from the exons ATGCCAAACTTTGCACCAGACAAACCAGGAAGAATCTTCCTGATGGATCTGAATGAGCAAAAGCCAAAGGCACAAGCACTGGAAATCAGTAATGGGTTTGACCAGGAGTCACTAAATCCCCATGGGATCAGCACTTTCATCGACAAAG aCAACACTGTGTACCTGTATGTTGTGAATCACCCCAACATGGACTCCACGGTGGAGATATTTAAGTTTGAAGAACAACAACGCTCTCTCATCCACCTGAAAACCATAAACCATGAGCTTCTCAAGAG tgtGAATGACATTGTGGTTCTTGGGCCAGAGCAGTTCTATGCCACAAGAGACCACTACTTTACCAGTTATTTCTTGGTACTTTTGGAGATGATCTTGGACCCTCACTGGACTTCAGTTCTTTTCTACAGCCCAAAAGAGGTCAACGTCGTGGCCCAAGGATTTAGTTCTGCCAATGGAATCACAGTCTCACTAGACAAGaa ATATGTCTATGTAGCTGATGTAACAGCTAAGAACATCCATGTAATGAAAAAACATGATAATTGGAATTTAACTCCAGTGAAG GTAATTCAGCTGGGCACCTTAGTGGATAACTTGTCTGTTGATCCAGCCACGGGAGATATTTTGGCAGGATGCCATCCTAACCCCATGAAGCTTTTGAGCTATGACCCTGAGGATCCTCCGGGATCAGAA GTACTACGCATCCAGGATTCTTTGTCAGATAACCCCAGGGTGAGCACGCTGTATATGAACAACGGCTCCGTGCTTCAGGGCAGCACCGTGGCTTCTGTGTATCAAAAGAAAATGCTCATAGGCACTATATTTCACAAAGCTCTGTACTGTGAACTCTAG